CCTAGTCTACACGTTTAATAATACTCGAAATTGGAATCTATAAATGCTATAAGAAAGGGATTCATCATATTTTGCTTCCCATGTAAGCAATTTATGAAACTCTGAGCACCTAAGTACATGTTCAATCAATCAAACATCAGCGCAGACCAGGCAGATAGTGTATTTTACAAAAGAATGATCAATACAGAAAGTATGGGTAGATGGCTTATGCTGATGAGAGAGTATGACTATTTacaagaatagatgttaatcacACAACATTAAACTTGTTTTTGGTACAAGTAAATATAGTAAATTTTCACTGCTGAGCCTGAGATGGTACAGTATTTTAAGTTACTGCCAGTCCCAGACAACCTTTTGTTTTTTCACTCAAAGGACCCAAAATTAACTGAAcagtaaaataaaaataacccGGAAATCACGAATTCCAGTGACCCTACATGTTTAGTTTAATCACGCCTTTCCTTACGGCTTTCATTCTCTTTAAAATCCCTCTCTTCATTTCTCACTCTCTCCCACAAACAACACACACTCTCTCAAATTCTTCACCCACTCTCTGAAATGgcttttctctctctcctcttcgtctctctatctctctccttCTTCATCCCTACTTTCATATCTTCCTCACCAGTTCCTGACCCTGAAATAGTAGTACAGGAAGTACACAGGTAATTTCTTCCCTACATGATGTACTTCATTCTTGCAAAACCAATACTAGTGTACTATGCTTTTTACTTAATGATGTCTTGTTTTCTTGGTTACAGGAGTATTAATGCATCAAGGAGGAATCTTGGTTACTTGTCCTGTGGAACCGGAAACCCGATTGATGATTGTTGGCGATGCGACCAAAATTGGGAAAAGAATCGACAGAGATTAGCGGATTGTGCAATTGGGTTCGGCAAACAAGCCATAGGTGGAAGAGACGGACGTATCTACGTGATAACGGATTCGAGTGATCATGATGTAGTTAACCCAAGACCTGGTACCCTTAGACATGCTGTTATTCAAGATGAACCATTATGGATCATATTTGCCCGAGATATGGTTATACAATTGAAAGAAGAACTGATTATGAATTCATTCAAAACACTCGACGGTCGAGGTGCGAGTGTACATATCGCCGGTGGGCCGTGTATTACGATCCAATTTGTTACGAATATCATTATACATGGGTTACATATCCATGATTGTAAGCAAGCAGGGAATGCTAATGTGAGAGACTCGCCGCATCATTTTGGATGGAGAACTTTATCAGATGGTGATGGTGTTTCAATTTTTGGTGGTAGTCACGTTTGGGTTGATCACAATTCATTATCTAACTGTCGAGATGGTCTTATTGATGCTATCCATGGATCAACGGCTATTACTATTTCGAATAACTACATGACCCACCATGATAAGGTGATGCTTTTAGGTCATAGTGATTCTTATACGCAAGACAAAAATATGCAAGTTACCATTGCTTTCAACCACTTTGGGGAAGGATTAGTTCAAAGAATGCCAAGGTAATCAGTTCTCTCTACAACCCTTTTTTTCACTTTCGTTTTGCCATAAAGCAGTGTGTATATGATGATATGTGCATTTTCTGTATATAAAAGATGGGGATATAAATACATTATACTAGTATGTATGTATATCCATCATGTATTAGATTTTTATACTCCTACTACTTTATAATGGAAAATTATGGAATGGATAAATTGATATTTTAGTGAGCTAACAAATTGTTAGTTTGTTCCCTTTTCATTCTTGCAGATGTAGACATGGATACTTTCATGTGGTTAACAATGACTATACCCATTGGGAAATGTATGCCATTGGTGGAAGTGCTAACCCTACCATCAACAGTCAAGGAAATAGATTCCTTGCACCGGATAACCGCTTCAGCAAAGAGGTACATACCTAAGAATGTCTTCCATTTTGTACCTCCTTTCTTTCTTAAACTTTGCAAGTATTAGAATTTTTGTGTAAATGTACTAGAGATTAGCTAGACTAATTCTTTTCTGAAAGAAACGACAGAATTCATCGTTCCAAAAAGTAGGAGACAATCAATCACTATCCTAGGATGTTATTTGTCATTGTTACaaatctcctttaacctttattAATTCAATTGGTTGATGGGGGTAGGTCACTAAGTATGAAGATGCACCAGAAAGTGAATGGAAGCATTGGAATTGGAGGTCAGAAGGTGATCTTTTGTTGAATGGGGCATTTTTCACCCCATCAGGAGCAAGTGCATCATCTAGTTATGCTAAAGCATCAAGTTTGGGCGCAAGATCTTCTTCTCTTGTTGGACCTCTTACTACAAATGCTGGTGCACTCAACTGCAGGAAGGGTTCTCGTTGCTAGCTACGCATCAAGATTGATCAAAGATATTATAGAGAGaggcaaaaaaaaaagtgtttccaAATTTAATGCTAATTTACTAGGAGTGGTGATGAAAGTCGGGGCGTGTTACCAACTATATATACTCACACTGGCAAGACAAGTAATGAAGGAAGAAGAAAGCTAATGAATTAGGTGGTGTTTTTATCAGAGATTATAAGAAAATTTTAGTTAGGTTTTCCATTTGAGTGggggtttttattttgtttgtttgtttgtctaTTATGGATTACAACCTCTCATGTTAAACTCTAAGaagcattaattgtgggtttcTTTCTTATTGTTAAGAATCCTACCTGCTAAGGATTAATAGTAGAGTAAACAAGTGAAGAAGTGTTGATAGATATTCATATGGTTGGTTTCTCTCTTTTTAATGTGTTTTGGTCTTCATTTATAAACCAAATTGTCAGTCTTACCCGGCGGCACAATGGCCTTTTTATGACAACCCTGTCAACAAAGGAGTGTAGGGGTGAAATTCATTCGAAATATATTTACGTTCTATTATCGATTAACAACCTTCTGTTTAAAATCCCGTAGCCTCCAAGGAATTAAAATCGCGTTAGTAACATCCATTTCAAACCAATATGTCCTGTCAAAATtttaatttcttggtttagaaattaaaattttcCAGAAATTAAGACCTGCTTTAGTTTAGAAGTTTTAACCTTTCTTTCcctacttttcttctttcttttaagcAGTGTCATATAAGGAACAAACCGAGAACCGGACCCTCTGTACATCAAGTACACCAACCTTCAAAGGATGCGTGATAAGTACATACATTACATATTTGCATGCAAATGAGTCGAGGTAAAGTAATGGCATCAAAAGACGAAACCCAAAAACGTACAGCAAGACAACATAGAGAAAATTTAAAATTAGTTGAACAGTTATCAGTTATGGTttgaattaaaagaaaaaaaaaagggattcTCATTCTCAAAAGCGtggaaaaagaacaacaagattA
The nucleotide sequence above comes from Papaver somniferum cultivar HN1 chromosome 8, ASM357369v1, whole genome shotgun sequence. Encoded proteins:
- the LOC113302744 gene encoding probable pectate lyase 18, with the protein product MAFLSLLFVSLSLSFFIPTFISSSPVPDPEIVVQEVHRSINASRRNLGYLSCGTGNPIDDCWRCDQNWEKNRQRLADCAIGFGKQAIGGRDGRIYVITDSSDHDVVNPRPGTLRHAVIQDEPLWIIFARDMVIQLKEELIMNSFKTLDGRGASVHIAGGPCITIQFVTNIIIHGLHIHDCKQAGNANVRDSPHHFGWRTLSDGDGVSIFGGSHVWVDHNSLSNCRDGLIDAIHGSTAITISNNYMTHHDKVMLLGHSDSYTQDKNMQVTIAFNHFGEGLVQRMPRCRHGYFHVVNNDYTHWEMYAIGGSANPTINSQGNRFLAPDNRFSKEVTKYEDAPESEWKHWNWRSEGDLLLNGAFFTPSGASASSSYAKASSLGARSSSLVGPLTTNAGALNCRKGSRC